The following is a genomic window from Mycobacterium parmense.
GGCCACGTTGGCCTGTGACGACAATGCGTCCATGACCTGGGCGCGCGAGATGCGCGGGATCGCCTCCAGCGCGAAAGCCTGCACGCCGGCCTCGGTGAGCGCGCCGATCGAGTTGTCGGCGTTGCGGGGCGCCAGGAACCCGATCAGGGTCTGCCCGCGGCGCAGGCGGGTCACCTCGGCGGCCGTCGGCGGTGCCACCTTGACGACGATGTCGGCGGCCCAGGCGTCCCCGACGCTGGCCCCGGCCCCGGTGTAGAGGTCGTCGGGCAGCAGCGCGCGGTCGCCCGCGCCGGACTCGATGACTACCGCCACACCGCTGTTGACCAGCGACGCGACCGCCTTGGGCACCAGGGCGACCCGCCGCTCGTCGGCCCCCGACTCGGCGACCACCCCTACCGTCGTCTGCGCATTTGTCATGGCGCGTTTATCTACTTTCCGTACTTATCTGCTGCTGAATGTTTCTCCGCATATGCCGCTGACTCGGCCGCACGCCCCGCTACCTTAACGCCTGGCGGATTTCACCACGGACGCGCGATCACCGAGGTGGGAGACCGCCGGCGAGCGATCGGCTTCCCAGCTCGATGCTTCGCCATCCGGGCTCGCCGCAGTAGCGGTCACGGTGTTGTGGGGCCACAAAAAACCGTTGTGTGGTGCGTCGATAGACGAACCGGATCACCAGAGCGGGATCTCCAGGCCGCGTTCTGACTCCGGCCGGGGCCCGAAGTAGCGCCGTTCGGATTCGTCGATCGGCACGTCGTTGATGCTTGCCTCGCGCCGCGCGTTCAGACCGTCGGGCGTGAATTCCCAGAGCTCGTTGCCGTAACTGCGATGCCACTGGCCGTTGGTGTCGCGGCACTCATATTGGAACCGCACCGCGATTCGGTTGTCGTGAAAGTCCCAGAGGCTCTTTCGCAGCACGTAGTCGAGTTCGCGCCGCCATTTGCGGGTCAGGAACTCGACGATGGCCTCGCGGCCGACGATGTGCTCGCCGCGATTGCGCCAGTGCGAGTCCGGTGTGTACGACAAGCTGACCCGGTGGGGGTCGCGGGTGTTCCACGCGTCCTCGGCCGCCTGAACCTTCGCCAGGGCAGTCTCCGATGTGAACGGCGGGAAGGGCGGGCGGGGGTCGGTCATGGCGTATATCCTGCTTCGCCGCATGCGGCGCCCGCCAGCCCTGGTTTTCCCGCTGCCGTCGTCTTGGTTGTGACCCGTGTCCTATCGTGGCGAACATGGACTTCGCGATGTCGGCCAAAGCCAGCGACTATCACAAGCGGCTCTCCGACTTCATGACCGAGTATGTGTTTCCGGCCGAGGCCGACTACGACAAATATCGCGACGAAGCCGGCCCGCACGACCACACGGTCCCGCCCGTCATCGAGGAACTCAAGGTCAAGGCCCGGGCCCAGGGCCTGTGGAACCTGTTCTTGCCGGCGGAGTCGGGCCTGACCAACCTGGAATACGCTCCGCTGGCCGAGATCACCGGCTGGAGCCTGGAAATCGCGCCCGAGGCGCTCAACTGCGCGGCGCCCGACACCGGCAACATGGAGACGCTGCACCTGTTCGCCACCGAGGAGCAGCGCAAGCAGTGGCTCGAGCCGTTGCTGGCCGGCGAGATCCGCAGCGGCTTCTCGATGACCGAGCCCGCGGTTGCCAGCAGCGACGCGCGCAACATCGAGACGTCCATCGTCCGCGACGGCGGCGACTACGTGATCAACGGCCGCAAGTGGTGGACGTCCGGCGCTGCGGACCCGCGCTGCAAGATCCTCATCGTGATGGGCCGCACCAACCCCGAGGCGGCCAGCCACCAGCAGCAGTCGATGGTCCTGGTCCCGATGGACACCCCGGGCGTGACGGTGGTCCGCTCGACCACGGTCTTCGGCTTCCAGGACCAGCCGGGGCACTGCGAGATCGTCTACGACAACGTCCGGGTGCCCGCCACCAACCTGCTGGGTGAGGAAGGCGGCGGCTTCGCGATCGCGCAGGCCCGCCTGGGGCCGGGCCGCATCCACCACTGCATGCGCGCGCTGGGCGGCTCCGAACGGGCGCTGGCCCTGATGGTGGACCGGGCGTCCAAGCGGGTGGCGTTCGGCCGCCCGCTGGCCGAGCAGGGCGTGGTCCGCGAGGCGATCGCCAAGTCCCGCAACGAGATCGACCAGGCCCGGCTGCTCTGCGAGAAGGCCGCGTGGACCATCGACCAGCACGGGAACAAGGCCGCCCACACGCTCGTTTCGCAGATCAAGGCGGTCGCCCCGCAGGTGGCGTGCAACGTGATCGACCGCGCCATCCAGGTGCACGGGGCCGCCGGCGTCAGCGAGGACACGGTGCTGGCCCGGATGTACGCCTGGCACCGGGCCATGCGGCTGTTCGACGGACCCGACGAGGTGCACATGCGCACGATCGCGCGGGCCGAGCTCGGCCGGGAGAAGTCTCCGCTCGCCGCGGCGGTCACCGCGCATGACTGAGGCTCTCCGAGAACTGTCGGGCGCCTGGAACTTTCGCGACGTCGCCGACGGCGCACCCGCGTTGCGGCCGGGTCGGTTGTTCCGGTCCAGCGAGCTGAGCCGCTTGGACGACGACGGCCGCGACGTCCTGCGCGAGCTGGGCATCACCGACGTCGCCGATCTGCGCGCCGCCAGGGAGGTCGCCCGGCGCGGGCCCGGACGGGTTCCCGACGGCGTCGACATCCACCTGTTGCCCGTCCCCGACCTCGCCGACGACGAACAGGGTGACGACGCGGCGCCCCACGAGCACGCGTTCCGGCGCATGCTGACCGACAACGACTCCGACGAGTCCATCGACGAGGTCGCCGCACGCTTCATGGTGGACGAATACCGGCAGTTTCCCGTCAGGAACGGGGCCCAACGCGCGCTGCGCCGGGTCATCACGCTGCTCGCCGCCGGGCGTCCGGTGCTGACGCACTGCTTCGCCGGCAAGGACCGCACCGGCTTCGTGGTGGCGACGGTGCTCGAGATCATCGGGATCGATCGCGACACCATCGTCGCCGATTTCTTGCGCAGCAACGACGCCGTGCCCGAGCTGCGCGAGCGGATCTCGGAGATGATCGAGCAGCGCTCGGACACCGAGCTGACCCCGGAGGTGGCGACCTTCACCGAGGCCCGGCTCTCCGACGGGGTCCTCGGCGTCCGCGCGGAGTACCTCGCCGCCGCGCGCCAGACGATCGACGAGCGGTTCGGCTCGCTGGACGGCTACCTGCGCGACGCGGGCATCTCCGAGAACGACGTGCAGCGACTGCGCGCGGCGCTGCTCGCCTGAGGCGACGCCCCGGGGGGCGTATCCGGTTGTCGGCGCAGGCCTTTCGCGGCCGAAGATGCGGCGGCGGCCGGTATCGAGCGGCGAGCGAACGGGCGCCGCTGACGACACACAAGACCGGCGGTCTCTAATACCGCAAATGCCAGACAGCCAGGCAAGTTAGATCTACTCTGCTTGAATGTCGACTCCGCGATGACGGGGGGTCATTGGTTCATGGTCGTCGACAGCGTTACTCAATAGCCCCGGCGTCGAAGGAAATGGCCGATGACAACCTTGATCACTCAACCCCAACTGTTGACTGCGGCCGCGGACGACGTGTCGCAGATCAATTCGGTGATCAATCAGGCCAGGACCGCCGCAGCCGGATCGACGACCAACCTGGTCGCCGCCGCCGAGGACGAGGTGTCAACGGTGACCGCCGCGTTCTTCGGCGGATTCGGCCAGGAGTACCAGGCGCTGTTGCAGCAGGCGACCCTGTTCCAGGAGCAGTTCACCGCGGCCCTGGCCGCGGCCGGAAACGCCTACACGGCAGCCGAAGTCGAGGCGCAGAGCGCGCTCGGGATCGCGCCGCTGGCCAACCCGGTGTTCGGCACGTACACCCCGCCGACACCCAACTCGATCGCCGTCACCGCCAACTTGATCATGACGGGGAGCGGCACGGCCACGCCGTCATCGACCTACATATCCAATGTGGTGGGCCGTTACCTGACTCAATTCATGACCACTATGAACACTCCGGTGTCCACGGCCGAGGGCCTGTACCCGTTCACCGGCGTCAAGGACCTGACGCTCGACATCTCGCTGGCCCGCGACGTCACCGAGCTCAACAACGCCATCACCCAGCAGTTCACGAACTTCGGCGGCCCGATCTCCGTTCTGGGTTACTCGCAGAGCTCGATCGTCGCCTCCATGGAGATGCCGATACTCGCAGCGCACGGCTACACCCCGAGCCAGATCTTCTTCACCTTGCTGGGTGACCCCAGCGCCCCCAACGGCGGCCTGTTCGCCCGCTTCCCGGGTCTGAGCCTGCCCAGCCTGGGCGTCACCTTCGGCACCTCCACCCCGGCCGACCTGTTCAACACGACCATCTACACCCTCGAGTACGACGGGTTCGCCGACTTCCCGCAGTACCCGATCGACATCTTCTCCGACATCAACGCGCTCGCGGGCATCGTCTTCGTGCACGGCACCTACCCGACCCTCTCGGCGGCGCAGCTTGCCTCGGGTTTCCTCCTGCCGGGTTCGGCAGGCCTGGGCACCGTCGGCAGCATGACCAACTACGTGATGATCCCGACGGCGAACCTGCCGATCCTGGACCCGCTGCGCCTGATCCCGGTCGTGGGCAACCCCCTGGCCGACCTGGTGCAGCCGGACCTCACCGCGCTGGTCAACTGGGGCTACGGCAACCCGGCCTACGGGTTCTCGACGGGCCCGGCCAACATCCAGACCCCGTTCGGCTTCCTGCCGCCGCTGGCCGACACCCTGGCCCTGGGACCCGCGCTGGTCAGCGGAACCCAG
Proteins encoded in this region:
- a CDS encoding tyrosine-protein phosphatase, with translation MTEALRELSGAWNFRDVADGAPALRPGRLFRSSELSRLDDDGRDVLRELGITDVADLRAAREVARRGPGRVPDGVDIHLLPVPDLADDEQGDDAAPHEHAFRRMLTDNDSDESIDEVAARFMVDEYRQFPVRNGAQRALRRVITLLAAGRPVLTHCFAGKDRTGFVVATVLEIIGIDRDTIVADFLRSNDAVPELRERISEMIEQRSDTELTPEVATFTEARLSDGVLGVRAEYLAAARQTIDERFGSLDGYLRDAGISENDVQRLRAALLA
- a CDS encoding acyl-CoA dehydrogenase family protein, which codes for MSAKASDYHKRLSDFMTEYVFPAEADYDKYRDEAGPHDHTVPPVIEELKVKARAQGLWNLFLPAESGLTNLEYAPLAEITGWSLEIAPEALNCAAPDTGNMETLHLFATEEQRKQWLEPLLAGEIRSGFSMTEPAVASSDARNIETSIVRDGGDYVINGRKWWTSGAADPRCKILIVMGRTNPEAASHQQQSMVLVPMDTPGVTVVRSTTVFGFQDQPGHCEIVYDNVRVPATNLLGEEGGGFAIAQARLGPGRIHHCMRALGGSERALALMVDRASKRVAFGRPLAEQGVVREAIAKSRNEIDQARLLCEKAAWTIDQHGNKAAHTLVSQIKAVAPQVACNVIDRAIQVHGAAGVSEDTVLARMYAWHRAMRLFDGPDEVHMRTIARAELGREKSPLAAAVTAHD
- a CDS encoding nuclear transport factor 2 family protein encodes the protein MTDPRPPFPPFTSETALAKVQAAEDAWNTRDPHRVSLSYTPDSHWRNRGEHIVGREAIVEFLTRKWRRELDYVLRKSLWDFHDNRIAVRFQYECRDTNGQWHRSYGNELWEFTPDGLNARREASINDVPIDESERRYFGPRPESERGLEIPLW
- a CDS encoding PE-PPE domain-containing protein, coding for MTTLITQPQLLTAAADDVSQINSVINQARTAAAGSTTNLVAAAEDEVSTVTAAFFGGFGQEYQALLQQATLFQEQFTAALAAAGNAYTAAEVEAQSALGIAPLANPVFGTYTPPTPNSIAVTANLIMTGSGTATPSSTYISNVVGRYLTQFMTTMNTPVSTAEGLYPFTGVKDLTLDISLARDVTELNNAITQQFTNFGGPISVLGYSQSSIVASMEMPILAAHGYTPSQIFFTLLGDPSAPNGGLFARFPGLSLPSLGVTFGTSTPADLFNTTIYTLEYDGFADFPQYPIDIFSDINALAGIVFVHGTYPTLSAAQLASGFLLPGSAGLGTVGSMTNYVMIPTANLPILDPLRLIPVVGNPLADLVQPDLTALVNWGYGNPAYGFSTGPANIQTPFGFLPPLADTLALGPALVSGTQAGVSAFANDISAMVPTALPSFSLPNLTLSSLTGALSGGAAGTGALALTSPASIQSTLTGLISGIQSANTNIVGTLTTDVTTAYATLLPTADIATAVVVSLPSYDVNLFLSGISQAINGDPVGGLINAFGDPIAANVGLTTLAGGFELINIENALDTIVTGNPNPGPF